The following coding sequences are from one Thamnophis elegans isolate rThaEle1 chromosome 5, rThaEle1.pri, whole genome shotgun sequence window:
- the LOC116509518 gene encoding lysophosphatidic acid receptor 6-like, with protein sequence MDHPESPPWNHSGLPSNNTSPCSESADFQYILFPVVYSLVFLLGLAGNLFVLGYFLRTKSATAPANVFLVNLATLDLLFVLTLPFRITYHARHNDWTFGEALCKITGCLFFANLYGSSLFLACICLERYVAVVHPLKHLQFRQLRYRLVAAVGVWLVLIAAILFLALRGSLTSPFADGRTACLENFSSSSWKGRISGISIFAAVVGFLLPLLLIGVCYPLIAWRLLASPGLQASSRAGRRKALRTVLVVLGVFLVCFAPYHIVQLVHTLGRVGVLGDCTLVRATYVARRITMALTSLNACLDPLVYYFAAERFARQPNWWKCGCCRPASPQRPLGLPRLIASKASSPGEATKGGTEQ encoded by the coding sequence TCGCCGCCATGGAACCACTCCGGACTGCCTTCCAATAACACATCTCCCTGCTCCGAGAGTGCAGACTTCCAGTACATCCTGTTCCCCGTGGTGTACAGTTTGGTCTTCCTCCTCGGCCTAGCGGGGAATCTCTTTGTGTTGGGCTACTTCCTCCGGACCAAGTCGGCCACTGCTCCAGCCAATGTCTTCCTGGTGAACCTGGCCACCCTTGACCTGCTCTTTGTGCTCACCTTGCCCTTCCGCATCACTTACCACGCCCGTCATAACGACTGGACCTTTGGCGAAGCCCTCTGCAAAATCACCGGCTGCCTCTTCTTCGCCAACCTCTACGGCAGCTCCCTCTTCCTGGCCTGCATCTGCCTCGAGCGCTACGTAGCTGTGGTCCATCCGCTGAAGCACCTCCAGTTCCGGCAGCTGCGCTACCGCCTGGTGGCTGCTGTGGGGGTGTGGCTGGTTCTCATTGCAGCCATCCTGTTCCTAGCCCTCCGTGGGTCCCTGACCAGCCCCTTCGCCGATGGCCGCACCGCCTGCCTTGAAAACTTCTCTTCCAGTTCCTGGAAGGGGCGCATCTCGGGCATCAGTATCTTTGCTGCCGTGGTTGGCTTTCTGCTGCCTCTTCTTTTGATCGGTGTCTGCTACCCGCTGATTGCCTGGCGCCTCCTGGCTTCCCCTGGATTGCAGGCAAGCTCCCGAGCAGGGAGACGCAAAGCCCTGCGGACGGTGCTGGTGGTCCTTGGGGTTTTCCTGGTCTGCTTTGCACCGTATCACATTGTGCAGCTGGTTCACACCTTGGGCCGGGTGGGTGTCCTGGGTGACTGCACGCTCGTCCGTGCCACCTACGTGGCTCGTCGCATCACTATGGCGCTGACCAGCCTCAATGCCTGCCTGGACCCACTGGTTTATTACTTTGCTGCCGAGCGATTTGCTCGGCAACCCAACTGGTGGAAGTGTGGCTGTTGTCGACCAGCGAGCCCCCAACGGCCTTTGGGGCTCCCCAGGTTGATTGCCAGCAAGGCCTCTTCTCCTGGAGAAGCCACAAAGGGTGGCACAGAGCAGTGA